The Enterococcus rotai genome includes a window with the following:
- a CDS encoding DUF916 and DUF3324 domain-containing protein, with product MSGCSKSKTIKLFCSFGLIFLFGLLQTLNASAQDKNNETNSFYVQAVIPENQVDINKSYFDLKMQPEAEQELQVKLANPEAEPITVSVNAINAMTTEEGMIDYTVKGIKDKTLNYPFESLIKVSETTISLQPYETKIARFHLKMPKEQYDGVIVGGLRFTKNLPENEVKNKEVTIQQRFHYVVGVVLNETETAIVPDYEMDAVNVAKSKQGKKMSVIHSIRNKNAAISKKMELKIAIRKKGEEAPLINLDKEALEMAPDSVMDFPVPIKRQLQPGHYSSKTQINQDGKKWVFENEFEITREQVKLINEENKSVEIESKVPFWLILLIVILAFLVLIQAYILWKKKKQSK from the coding sequence ATGAGTGGTTGTTCTAAATCAAAAACGATTAAGCTATTCTGTTCATTTGGTCTTATTTTTTTATTCGGTTTATTGCAGACATTAAACGCTTCAGCACAAGACAAAAATAATGAAACAAATAGTTTTTATGTGCAAGCAGTTATACCGGAGAATCAAGTTGACATCAATAAATCCTATTTTGATTTGAAAATGCAGCCGGAAGCGGAACAAGAATTACAGGTTAAGTTGGCCAATCCAGAAGCAGAACCAATCACTGTTTCTGTAAATGCAATAAATGCTATGACAACAGAAGAAGGAATGATCGATTATACGGTCAAAGGCATCAAAGACAAAACACTAAATTATCCTTTTGAATCATTGATCAAGGTTTCTGAAACAACGATTTCGTTACAGCCGTATGAAACAAAAATTGCTCGTTTTCATTTGAAAATGCCGAAAGAACAATACGACGGTGTGATAGTAGGAGGATTACGTTTTACCAAAAATCTTCCTGAAAATGAAGTAAAGAACAAAGAGGTGACTATTCAGCAACGATTTCATTATGTAGTAGGTGTTGTCTTGAATGAAACAGAGACCGCAATAGTGCCAGATTATGAGATGGATGCAGTCAACGTAGCAAAATCGAAACAGGGAAAGAAAATGTCCGTCATCCATTCGATTCGGAATAAAAATGCTGCTATTTCAAAAAAAATGGAACTTAAAATAGCCATCCGAAAAAAAGGAGAGGAAGCGCCTTTGATCAACTTGGATAAAGAAGCTCTAGAAATGGCACCTGATTCGGTCATGGATTTTCCTGTACCGATAAAAAGACAGTTGCAGCCAGGTCACTATAGTAGTAAAACGCAAATCAATCAAGACGGAAAAAAATGGGTATTTGAGAATGAGTTTGAGATTACAAGGGAACAAGTGAAGTTGATCAATGAGGAAAATAAGAGTGTAGAAATCGAAAGTAAAGTTCCTTTTTGGTTGATTTTATTGATCGTTATACTAGCATTCTTAGTATTGATTCAAGCTTATATTTTATGGAAGAAAAAGAAACAAAGTAAATAA
- a CDS encoding adhesive domain-containing protein, which produces MKKFKRSRISFIGTLILLSAALTPNSLVFLGDDSRYEVNAAESANAADLADVSILKGTQLSSKNGTIVNDGVKLEKNADSTYDLNLSFKGTAVADVGLISPKVIVFAIPEELRGKIDGPIMINANAKLLPLVPGDIPVVKDLVLNVGDLVTRLLGLAKPLGLKLDSLEKAFEGLNSLQDLGSYHASFEGKLSPDGKYVMVDFTDGLGQYVRTTYANLFNPLKEAVDGLKFTGLLAILNPVLDLLKPVVNSLLDLVGKIANGTSDVLTNALQANVLGDVNFDFSTKVSDVTAEKAKVTAMAVNKPVIDLDLLNTIHANGDSLTLYFDKVEEDPLVDYPVASPVIEDVVEGMISLKGQVAINKPVPVGVTFNAKVELPNGATLSGVINEDGTFVVPFADYQPQGNDQLKIVVEASAGKYTKTSDPTIKQVIADPFLHYVVSKPAINDILEGMPNLDGHVALAKPIPAGVSFTAKVTLPDGTTLTGSVDPDGHFTLPFGKYQPQGADQLEIVIEASDGNRTKTSETEIKQVILDPLKNYQVPKPQFKSVNEGSKFITGLVDLANVPAGTKLFVQVQFPDGLLRKVAIENDGTFSIAIADKNLKEGNPLRLVTIAEHPQSFKGKVSDSVVFAVGKIPSLAGYVVPAPVVNPIFVGDTMIKGTVKIVNPPEGTSFTVRVRFPGNVYEETPVNADGTFSLDISGRQLAVGTSVTLNTAATLGTEAAASGRVIVSVGAK; this is translated from the coding sequence ATGAAAAAGTTTAAGCGCTCTAGAATTTCGTTCATTGGGACGTTGATTTTATTGTCAGCAGCATTAACACCAAATTCACTTGTATTTTTGGGGGACGATAGTCGATATGAGGTCAATGCTGCTGAATCAGCAAATGCTGCAGATTTAGCTGATGTGAGTATTTTGAAAGGAACACAACTTTCTTCAAAGAATGGAACGATCGTTAATGACGGTGTCAAGTTGGAAAAAAATGCAGATTCTACATATGATTTAAATCTTTCGTTTAAAGGAACCGCTGTTGCAGACGTCGGTTTGATTTCACCAAAAGTGATTGTTTTCGCGATTCCTGAAGAATTGCGTGGTAAGATCGATGGTCCAATCATGATCAATGCGAATGCCAAATTACTTCCACTTGTTCCAGGAGATATTCCAGTAGTTAAGGACCTTGTTTTAAATGTAGGCGATTTAGTCACTAGGCTATTAGGACTAGCGAAACCTTTAGGCTTAAAATTGGACTCTTTAGAAAAAGCTTTTGAAGGGCTTAATTCTCTTCAAGATTTAGGGAGCTATCACGCTTCTTTTGAAGGGAAATTGTCACCTGATGGCAAATATGTAATGGTCGATTTTACAGATGGCTTAGGGCAATATGTCCGAACAACATATGCAAATTTATTTAACCCATTGAAAGAAGCGGTCGATGGATTGAAATTCACTGGGCTGCTTGCAATTTTGAATCCAGTGCTTGATTTATTGAAACCTGTGGTCAATAGCTTGCTGGATCTAGTAGGTAAAATAGCGAATGGCACATCTGACGTGTTGACAAATGCTTTACAAGCGAACGTACTTGGAGATGTTAACTTTGATTTTTCTACCAAAGTTTCGGATGTGACTGCTGAAAAAGCAAAGGTCACTGCGATGGCCGTTAATAAACCAGTTATTGATTTAGATTTACTGAATACAATCCATGCTAATGGGGATTCTCTTACCCTTTATTTCGATAAAGTAGAAGAAGATCCATTAGTCGATTATCCTGTTGCAAGTCCAGTTATTGAAGATGTAGTTGAAGGTATGATTAGCCTTAAAGGACAAGTAGCAATCAACAAACCAGTACCAGTTGGAGTGACATTTAACGCTAAAGTTGAACTGCCGAATGGCGCTACTTTATCAGGTGTAATTAATGAGGATGGTACGTTTGTCGTTCCATTTGCAGACTATCAGCCTCAAGGAAATGATCAATTAAAAATAGTCGTTGAAGCAAGTGCAGGGAAGTACACAAAAACGAGCGATCCAACAATCAAACAAGTTATAGCAGATCCTTTTCTACATTATGTGGTAAGCAAACCTGCAATCAATGATATTTTAGAGGGGATGCCTAATCTTGATGGACATGTGGCTCTGGCTAAACCAATTCCAGCTGGTGTGTCTTTTACAGCAAAAGTTACTTTACCTGATGGAACGACTTTAACTGGTTCTGTGGATCCAGATGGTCATTTTACACTTCCATTTGGCAAATACCAACCTCAAGGTGCCGATCAATTAGAAATTGTGATCGAAGCAAGCGACGGTAATCGGACAAAAACGAGTGAGACTGAAATCAAACAGGTTATCCTTGATCCACTGAAAAACTATCAAGTTCCTAAACCACAGTTCAAAAGTGTCAATGAAGGGAGCAAGTTTATCACAGGTTTGGTTGACTTGGCCAACGTTCCAGCTGGCACTAAATTGTTTGTGCAAGTACAATTTCCAGATGGCTTGTTAAGAAAAGTCGCGATTGAAAACGATGGGACGTTTTCGATCGCTATAGCAGATAAGAATTTAAAAGAAGGGAATCCTTTGCGACTAGTCACTATAGCAGAACATCCTCAATCTTTTAAAGGAAAAGTTAGTGACAGCGTTGTTTTTGCAGTCGGTAAAATTCCATCATTAGCAGGTTATGTTGTTCCAGCACCTGTTGTAAATCCTATTTTTGTCGGAGATACGATGATTAAAGGAACCGTTAAGATCGTAAATCCTCCAGAGGGAACTAGCTTTACTGTTAGAGTGAGGTTCCCTGGAAATGTTTACGAAGAAACACCTGTAAATGCAGACGGCACCTTCTCACTGGATATTTCCGGTCGACAGTTAGCAGTAGGGACTTCGGTCACACTTAATACAGCGGCAACACTTGGCACTGAGGCAGCAGCCAGCGGTAGAGTTATAGTTTCTGTCGGTGCCAAATAA
- a CDS encoding arsenic metallochaperone ArsD family protein, whose product MIKIEYFILSKNFSSNVDFEIFESINNKAFKENYFLIKGESLETDIIFLDEKKSLVNNRKVQKYFDENDVSVFPLVLLNDEIISRGRFLSSGELSDILDIGLSIQQNPKLENE is encoded by the coding sequence ATGATAAAAATAGAATATTTCATTCTAAGTAAGAATTTTAGTAGTAATGTCGATTTTGAAATTTTTGAAAGCATAAATAACAAAGCCTTTAAAGAAAACTATTTTTTAATAAAAGGTGAAAGTTTAGAAACGGATATTATTTTTCTTGATGAAAAAAAATCGTTAGTGAATAATAGAAAAGTTCAGAAGTATTTTGATGAAAATGATGTGAGTGTTTTTCCTTTAGTGCTTTTGAACGATGAAATAATTAGTCGAGGAAGGTTTTTAAGTTCTGGCGAGTTGTCAGATATTTTAGATATCGGTTTATCAATACAGCAGAATCCCAAACTTGAGAATGAATAA
- a CDS encoding peptidoglycan DD-metalloendopeptidase family protein: MSAVLSQTDSKSDNLSGEISQLGSDEIPKEYIEYYKGAEKEYGIPWNVIAAVHKVETNFGTIDPMVSSAGAVGHMQFMKQTWVGWSAPYPTINGLGDIAIPNADLMNPEIIARYGGYGVDANKDKKADPFNAHDAIFSAGNYLKANGGETDIRKAVFAYNHADWYVDKVLKIAESYVNAGSGGGGGKGDGTWKNPVRTPYQVSQEWDSINIDSLIHGGIDLASTPVGSKPPIYCAKAGKVLVVGSNLGYEGNYVMVEHEGGFVTYYGHFDSVSVTQGQQVTNETVLGIMGQTGLATGVHLHFEVRQGGSSANSRINPRDVINF, from the coding sequence ATGAGTGCGGTGTTATCTCAAACAGATAGTAAAAGTGATAATTTAAGCGGTGAGATATCACAATTAGGATCGGATGAAATTCCTAAAGAATATATTGAGTATTATAAAGGCGCTGAAAAAGAATACGGCATACCGTGGAATGTTATAGCAGCCGTTCATAAAGTAGAAACAAATTTTGGTACTATTGATCCTATGGTTTCTTCTGCTGGTGCTGTGGGGCATATGCAGTTTATGAAACAAACGTGGGTTGGATGGTCGGCACCTTATCCAACAATTAATGGATTGGGTGATATTGCTATACCCAATGCGGATTTGATGAATCCTGAAATAATTGCTAGGTATGGCGGTTACGGGGTAGATGCAAACAAAGATAAAAAAGCCGACCCATTCAACGCACATGATGCAATATTTTCCGCTGGAAATTATCTAAAAGCTAACGGTGGCGAAACAGATATAAGAAAAGCGGTATTTGCCTATAATCATGCCGATTGGTATGTGGATAAAGTTTTAAAGATTGCGGAAAGTTATGTGAATGCTGGTTCAGGTGGTGGTGGCGGTAAAGGTGATGGAACTTGGAAAAACCCAGTAAGAACACCTTATCAAGTATCGCAAGAATGGGATTCAATAAATATTGATAGTTTGATTCACGGGGGCATTGATCTAGCTTCTACTCCAGTTGGAAGTAAACCGCCTATCTATTGTGCTAAAGCTGGTAAAGTGCTTGTTGTTGGCTCGAATCTTGGCTACGAGGGAAATTATGTCATGGTTGAGCATGAGGGGGGCTTTGTGACATATTACGGTCACTTTGATTCTGTCAGTGTTACACAAGGGCAACAAGTGACCAATGAAACAGTATTAGGCATTATGGGGCAAACAGGACTTGCTACCGGTGTCCATTTACATTTTGAAGTAAGACAAGGCGGATCAAGTGCAAATAGTCGTATCAATCCTAGAGATGTAATAAATTTTTAA
- a CDS encoding WxL domain-containing protein, whose protein sequence is MKSSIFVTTSSTALLLSVVLGTLFLGQSASAADINKATDLDVTFTPGALTLEAVSTISYASQTISVNDASYIPTNPDAINVVVSDARGTNAGWKLSGKLNGFKDNAAAASLPNASLNFKNTQAGTNSDAEAPTPVNTVKLTSGAATASPFATAATGAGAGTWTFTWPDGENKGVTLDVPAAMATLGKHTSTIDWTLADAP, encoded by the coding sequence ATGAAGAGTTCAATATTCGTTACGACTAGCTCTACGGCTTTATTATTGTCAGTTGTGTTAGGGACATTATTTTTAGGACAATCTGCTTCTGCTGCTGATATTAATAAGGCAACCGATTTAGATGTCACATTTACACCAGGTGCTTTAACTTTAGAGGCTGTCTCTACGATCAGCTACGCATCACAAACAATCTCAGTGAATGATGCATCATACATTCCAACGAACCCTGATGCGATCAATGTTGTTGTTTCAGATGCCAGAGGAACCAATGCTGGTTGGAAGTTGAGTGGCAAACTGAATGGCTTTAAAGATAATGCGGCCGCAGCCTCTTTGCCAAATGCAAGTTTGAATTTTAAAAATACACAGGCGGGAACAAATAGTGATGCTGAAGCGCCAACACCAGTTAATACAGTTAAATTAACTAGTGGAGCAGCAACTGCATCTCCGTTTGCAACAGCTGCAACAGGTGCTGGGGCAGGGACTTGGACGTTTACTTGGCCTGATGGTGAAAACAAAGGGGTTACGCTCGATGTACCTGCTGCAATGGCAACACTTGGCAAACATACTTCTACAATTGACTGGACATTAGCTGATGCACCATAG
- a CDS encoding alpha/beta fold hydrolase yields MKISIRHRYIKKVPVLEVVAEESKDQVLPLVIYYHGWQSAKELSLTQARKLARKGIRVILPDAMNHGERKTGPISPIPSVTFWASIQYNIIEFAQLVRHFDKQGLIESGKIGVGGVSMGGITTCALLSQHPEIKTAACMMGTPKPLRYIERVMERSAEMDFFVPKDLPLLLSWVANYDLSKVPERLAQRPVLFWHGTEDPKIPYEDMADFYQMIEGQPYAENSQFITGVGDGHLVKGEMMDVVAEFFEKELAL; encoded by the coding sequence ATGAAAATCAGTATCCGTCATCGCTATATCAAGAAAGTTCCAGTATTAGAAGTTGTGGCAGAAGAAAGTAAAGATCAAGTTTTGCCCTTAGTGATTTATTATCATGGCTGGCAGTCTGCCAAAGAATTGTCACTAACCCAAGCGAGAAAATTGGCGAGAAAAGGAATCCGAGTGATTTTACCCGATGCAATGAATCATGGTGAGCGAAAAACTGGACCGATCTCACCAATTCCTTCGGTAACATTTTGGGCAAGTATCCAATATAATATTATTGAGTTTGCACAATTAGTTCGCCATTTTGATAAACAAGGATTGATCGAATCTGGAAAAATTGGTGTTGGCGGTGTTTCTATGGGCGGCATTACAACATGTGCTTTATTGAGCCAACATCCAGAAATCAAAACAGCAGCATGTATGATGGGAACACCTAAACCACTGCGCTATATTGAACGGGTGATGGAACGCTCAGCAGAAATGGATTTTTTTGTACCAAAAGATTTACCATTATTGCTTAGCTGGGTAGCCAATTATGATCTTTCTAAAGTACCAGAAAGATTGGCTCAACGACCTGTTTTATTTTGGCATGGCACCGAAGACCCTAAAATTCCCTATGAAGATATGGCTGATTTTTACCAAATGATTGAAGGTCAGCCCTATGCTGAGAATAGTCAATTTATTACGGGGGTTGGCGATGGGCATTTGGTCAAAGGTGAAATGATGGATGTTGTGGCTGAGTTTTTTGAAAAAGAGCTAGCTTTATAA
- a CDS encoding DUF924 family protein, whose translation MDCQEIVTFWFEECEPSQWFKKDLVFDKLIKARFSAIHEQVAQGEKSVWRTSMVGRLAEIIVLDQFSRNLFRDDARAFAYDGMALILTQEAIATGNLNQLTTQQRAFLYMPLMHSESLIIHDEALKRFAEKGMEHNLEFEQKHRDILIRFGRYPHRNKVLGRRSTEEEIAFLKEPGSSF comes from the coding sequence ATGGACTGTCAAGAAATAGTGACATTTTGGTTTGAAGAATGTGAGCCAAGTCAGTGGTTTAAGAAAGACTTAGTTTTTGATAAATTAATCAAGGCTCGATTTTCAGCTATCCATGAACAAGTTGCTCAAGGAGAAAAATCAGTTTGGCGGACAAGTATGGTCGGTCGTTTAGCTGAAATTATTGTTTTAGATCAGTTTTCTCGGAATTTATTTCGTGATGATGCACGAGCTTTTGCCTATGATGGAATGGCGTTGATTTTAACACAAGAAGCCATCGCCACAGGTAATTTGAATCAGCTAACAACACAGCAACGTGCATTCCTTTATATGCCTCTGATGCATTCTGAGTCGTTAATTATTCATGATGAAGCCTTAAAACGGTTTGCTGAAAAGGGGATGGAGCATAACCTTGAGTTTGAACAAAAGCATCGTGACATTTTGATTCGTTTTGGTCGTTATCCTCATCGAAATAAAGTATTAGGTAGACGTTCGACAGAGGAAGAAATTGCGTTCTTAAAAGAACCTGGCTCTTCGTTTTAA
- a CDS encoding HdeD family acid-resistance protein, protein MNSVRFNQLYLLITGIILVGIGAFIQNQPSLVFSFFNLLIPILLVIDAVSHFFQHEEHKKERLIRSLLEITLAISFVISTFSFDVLTILFGAYIDIKSVALLAKYWTYKQNSFAGRLNLLVSGIGGSVIGTLLLFSAFLSRNQILTCLVVYFVLLGVINICLGMRLFFPTKTIDQLKRKIRLTPPVFIEALIPRFVLKETNTLLEPDSAGKNDAIAKIQETKEAVKPDLEIFIHVTEKSFGSIGHMDLSFEGEIISYGNYDRDSIHLFETIGDGVLVTGAKRDEYIPFCIKHDQKTLFCFGIKLTDEQREGIRVSINDIRQSSYDWASHLQRDPHGNHTDYASLLTNLPNCQLHKFHHGAFKTYFVLTTNCVLLADTILGPTGIDLLTINGILTPGTYLEFLRNEFKRADSNVISFEVYN, encoded by the coding sequence GTGAATTCAGTTCGTTTTAACCAATTGTATCTGCTTATAACAGGGATCATCCTTGTTGGAATTGGTGCGTTTATCCAAAATCAACCAAGCCTAGTCTTTTCTTTTTTTAATTTGTTGATTCCAATTCTTTTAGTGATCGATGCTGTGTCTCACTTTTTCCAACATGAAGAACATAAAAAAGAAAGACTGATTCGCAGTCTTTTAGAAATTACATTGGCGATCTCTTTTGTTATTTCAACCTTTTCATTTGATGTTTTGACGATTCTCTTCGGAGCTTATATCGATATTAAAAGCGTTGCATTACTCGCAAAGTATTGGACGTATAAACAGAATAGTTTCGCTGGTCGATTGAATCTATTGGTTTCAGGTATTGGTGGAAGCGTCATTGGAACCCTGTTGCTTTTTTCAGCATTTTTATCTAGAAATCAAATTCTGACTTGTTTAGTTGTTTATTTTGTTTTGTTGGGTGTGATCAATATTTGTTTGGGCATGAGATTATTTTTCCCAACTAAAACCATTGATCAGCTTAAGCGAAAGATTCGTTTGACGCCGCCAGTTTTTATTGAAGCATTGATTCCACGGTTTGTTTTGAAAGAAACAAATACTTTATTAGAACCCGATTCAGCCGGGAAAAACGATGCTATTGCTAAAATTCAAGAAACAAAAGAAGCTGTTAAACCGGATTTGGAAATTTTCATCCATGTAACTGAAAAAAGTTTTGGATCGATTGGACATATGGATCTTTCTTTTGAAGGAGAAATTATTTCATATGGGAATTACGATAGAGATTCTATCCATCTTTTTGAAACAATTGGTGATGGTGTTTTGGTAACGGGTGCCAAACGGGATGAATATATTCCTTTTTGTATCAAGCACGATCAAAAAACTTTGTTTTGTTTTGGTATTAAATTAACGGATGAACAACGTGAGGGGATTCGAGTAAGTATAAATGATATCCGCCAAAGTTCTTATGATTGGGCCTCTCATTTACAGCGTGATCCGCATGGAAACCATACAGATTATGCCAGCTTATTAACCAATTTGCCCAATTGCCAGCTCCATAAATTTCATCATGGAGCCTTTAAAACGTATTTTGTTTTGACAACGAACTGTGTTTTACTGGCAGATACGATTTTAGGACCCACTGGAATCGATCTGTTGACAATTAATGGTATTTTAACGCCAGGAACCTATCTAGAATTTTTAAGGAATGAGTTTAAGCGAGCCGATAGTAATGTAATCAGCTTTGAGGTGTATAATTAG
- the rpmG gene encoding 50S ribosomal protein L33 has translation MRVNITLECTSCKERNYLTSKNKRNNPDRLEKQKYCPRERKVTLHRETK, from the coding sequence ATGCGCGTAAACATTACTTTAGAATGTACTTCTTGTAAAGAACGTAACTACCTAACAAGCAAAAATAAACGTAACAATCCTGATCGTTTGGAAAAACAAAAATATTGCCCACGTGAAAGAAAAGTTACTTTACACCGTGAAACAAAATAA
- a CDS encoding peptidoglycan D,D-transpeptidase FtsI family protein: MKKMSFLDKLKNNNEEPMTQKSKKSHIPFRLNLLFFVIFGLFVALIVRLGYLQIAEGQQYAQKAEESSALKIKSSAPRGEIYDAKGNLLVGNKANLAITYTRGKKVQAKDLVPIANKVNDLIHVPADELTERDKKDFWLANPDNLKAAQKRLTDADKTDEKGNKITDEGTLYVKTVEKVTPEEVNFDEHTMQAATIFKRMNAVQELNTAFIKNEGVTQEEIAIIGEHTSEIAGVSTGMDWDREYPNDTDLKNLLGKVSSQKAGLPAEEADEYIAKGYELNDRVGTSYLEKQYEDVLQGKKGVSEATLDSKGKTITQTPVTEGKKGENLKLTIDMAFQAKIEEVVRAQYQQLLATGNAAYSDGAYVVVMNPKTGAVMAMVALDRDLATNELTSNPLATINKAFEPGSVVKGATISAGYEQGVISGNDVLIDEPLQIYGSEQKSSVFNKVPGNQIPLSAEQALEYSSNAYMMKLVLKMMKTDYQYNMVLPYKTGDPTLFNVLRQTFGEYGMGVSTGIDLPGESTGLSNKDFDSEFAPMPGHLLDLSFGQYDTYTAMQLAQYASTVANGGTRIAPRVVDGIYENKEDGSLGELKEELKPKELNKVDISSEQMQIIQNGFYDVVHGNGIFTTGKYMQGAALDIAAKTGTAETNVGEHVTVNSNVVAYAPYNDPEIAVSVILPHLTSESTRPNQSMVTAIVNAYAEYKAQ; encoded by the coding sequence ATGAAAAAAATGAGCTTTTTAGATAAATTAAAAAATAACAATGAAGAACCAATGACCCAAAAAAGTAAAAAATCACATATTCCCTTTCGACTGAACTTATTGTTTTTCGTGATTTTTGGTTTATTTGTGGCATTGATCGTTCGCTTAGGTTACTTGCAGATTGCTGAAGGGCAGCAGTATGCACAAAAAGCTGAAGAAAGTTCAGCTTTGAAAATCAAAAGTAGTGCACCGCGGGGCGAAATTTACGATGCAAAAGGCAATCTTTTAGTAGGAAATAAAGCTAATTTGGCGATTACGTATACACGTGGAAAAAAAGTTCAGGCAAAAGATTTAGTGCCAATCGCAAATAAAGTGAATGACTTGATTCATGTACCGGCAGACGAGTTAACAGAACGTGATAAAAAAGATTTCTGGTTGGCTAATCCGGATAATTTGAAAGCTGCTCAAAAGCGATTGACTGATGCAGATAAGACAGATGAAAAAGGCAACAAAATCACGGATGAAGGAACCTTATACGTTAAAACTGTCGAAAAAGTAACACCAGAAGAAGTCAATTTCGATGAACATACCATGCAGGCTGCCACGATCTTCAAGCGGATGAATGCCGTGCAAGAACTAAACACAGCGTTCATTAAAAACGAAGGGGTTACTCAGGAGGAAATCGCAATAATTGGCGAGCATACTTCAGAAATCGCTGGTGTTTCAACAGGAATGGATTGGGATCGAGAATATCCAAATGATACAGATCTTAAAAACCTTTTAGGAAAAGTATCTTCTCAAAAGGCTGGTTTACCTGCCGAAGAAGCAGATGAATACATTGCTAAAGGATATGAATTAAATGATCGTGTCGGAACAAGTTATTTAGAAAAACAATATGAAGATGTCCTCCAAGGTAAAAAAGGAGTATCAGAAGCAACCTTAGATAGCAAAGGAAAAACTATTACACAAACACCTGTTACAGAAGGTAAAAAAGGTGAAAACTTAAAACTGACGATCGATATGGCTTTCCAAGCGAAAATCGAAGAGGTTGTGAGAGCACAGTATCAGCAGTTACTAGCAACAGGAAATGCTGCTTATTCGGACGGTGCGTATGTTGTTGTGATGAATCCTAAAACAGGTGCTGTGATGGCAATGGTGGCCTTAGATCGTGATTTAGCGACAAATGAGCTGACCTCCAATCCTTTGGCCACAATCAATAAAGCTTTTGAGCCAGGATCAGTAGTAAAAGGCGCAACAATTTCAGCGGGGTATGAGCAAGGGGTAATTTCTGGAAATGATGTTTTGATCGATGAGCCATTGCAAATATATGGAAGTGAACAAAAATCATCTGTGTTTAATAAGGTTCCAGGTAATCAAATACCACTTAGTGCAGAACAAGCTTTAGAGTATTCCTCAAATGCTTATATGATGAAATTAGTTTTAAAAATGATGAAGACAGATTATCAGTATAATATGGTCTTACCTTATAAAACAGGAGATCCAACATTATTTAATGTATTACGTCAAACCTTTGGCGAATATGGCATGGGTGTTTCCACAGGAATCGATTTACCAGGAGAATCAACTGGCCTTTCTAATAAGGACTTTGATTCTGAATTTGCACCAATGCCAGGTCATTTACTTGATTTGTCGTTTGGACAATATGACACGTATACAGCAATGCAGTTAGCGCAATATGCTTCAACAGTAGCCAATGGCGGTACTCGCATTGCACCACGTGTAGTTGACGGAATCTATGAGAATAAAGAGGATGGTTCCCTAGGTGAGCTAAAAGAAGAATTAAAACCTAAAGAGTTGAATAAAGTCGATATTTCTTCAGAACAAATGCAGATCATCCAAAATGGATTTTATGATGTTGTTCATGGAAATGGTATCTTTACAACGGGTAAATATATGCAGGGAGCTGCACTTGATATTGCAGCTAAAACAGGTACGGCCGAAACGAATGTTGGAGAGCACGTGACCGTAAACAGTAATGTCGTTGCCTATGCGCCATATAATGATCCAGAAATCGCTGTGAGTGTGATTTTGCCCCACTTAACGAGTGAAAGCACTAGACCAAACCAATCAATGGTAACGGCGATTGTTAATGCTTATGCTGAGTATAAAGCACAATAA